The Bacteroides ovatus genomic interval CCCTATCTTATAATATGACTAAAGATAAGCGTGCATCCAATCAACTGCTCCTCAAAGGAAAAGCGAGAGTGAACGGACTTGACGTATTTCATAAAGCTCTCTCTCCTGAAGTAATTCATCTCAATCGTGGACAACTCTGTTACGAGATGAACATAAGCGGGCACTCACTCGAGCTGGATAGCACGACCATTGTTGATTTCAACAAACTCCAGTTTCATCCTTATTTGCGAGCCGAGAAAGAGAAAGGAAACTGGCATTTCACTGCTGCGGTCAACAAATCCTGGTTTCCGGCAGATGATCTGTTCAGCTCTCTCCCCAAAGGATTATTCAGCAATCTGGAAGGCATCAAGACAAGTGGCGAGTTGACCTATCATTTTCTATTAGATATTGATTTTGCACAACTAGATAGTCTCAAACTGGAATCCGAACTGAAAGAGAAAGACTTCCGCATCACAAGCTATGGAGCCACTTCACTCTCCAAAATGTCCGGCGAGTTCATTTATACAGCTTATGAGAATGGAATACCGGTGCGGACTTTTCCTATTGGTCCCTCGTGCAAACACTTTACACCATTGGATAGCATTTCACCCATCCTAAGAATGTCCGTTATGCAAAGTGAAGACGGAGCATTCTTTTACCATCGCGGTTTCCTGCCCGACGCCCTACGGGAAGCATTGATTTACGACCTGCAAGTGAAACGCTTTGCACGTGGAGGAAGCACGATCACCATGCAACTCGTAAAGAATGTATTCCTGAACCGTAATAAGAACTTTGCACGTAAATTGGAAGAGGCATTGATTGTATGGCTAATAGAAAATGAAAGATTAACTTCTAAAGAACGCATGTACGAAGTATATCTGAACATTGTTGAATGGGGACCGCTCGTTTATGGTATTCAGGAAGCTTCTGCTTATTATTTCAATAAACGCCCTTCACAACTGAACACGGAAGAAAGTATTTTCCTGGCTTCCATTATCCCGAAGCCCAAGCATTTCCGCAGCTCTTTTGCTGAAGGCGGACAGTTAAAGGAGAATATGGAAGGCTATTATAAGTTGATAGCCAAGCGGCTTGCACAGAAAGGAGTAATAAGTGAAATCGAGGCGGATAGTATCCGCCCCGATATCCAAGTTACGGGCGCTGCCCGGAATAGTCTAGCCGGTGAAAACCCGGAGTCTAGTTCTCCTTCCGCTGAGGAGTAATGAGATTGATATAAATAATAAAGGAATAGGTTATCTTCTTGAACTGCTGCTGTTTCTTTCAGAGGAACGGGAAGAACTTTGAGTGCTATTGCTTCTCGTACTTCCGGAAGAAGAGCGTCTTTCTGTTTGTCCACTAGAAACATTGCTCCGGGTAGAGCTACCGCCGCTTCGAGTAGAGCTCGAGCTACCGCTACTCCGGTTAGAAGTGGTACTGCTGCTACGACTAGTAGTACTACCGCTACTGCGACTGGAGCTACTACGACTGGAACTACCGCGACTGGAACCGGAAGAGCTATTATTTCTCTCGGAACTGTTATTTCTATTATAGGAACCACTATCGTTTCGTTTACTTGAACTTTCTCTCGAACTGCTACTTGTTTTTCCACTTTCACGATTGGAGGAACTGGAACCAGTTGAACTTCCGCTTGTTGGTCTGCGATTA includes:
- a CDS encoding transglycosylase domain-containing protein; translated protein: METSSKKRIIILSATSILLTSLICLFAFRNVILCHIVDKRATRAEQTYGLQIHYQELRMKGYNEVALQGLSIVPNQRDTLLTLQSVNVKLSFWELLKGEIEVRNVLMNGLAINFIKHDSIANYDFLFFKRQQEAELQPVIESDYANRIDRILNLIYGFLPENGQLRQINITERKDSNFVAVNIPSFIIENNHFQSTIQIKEDTLPQQLWEATGELNRRDYTLKASLFAPEKRKISLPYITRRFGAEVTFDTLSYNMTKDKRASNQLLLKGKARVNGLDVFHKALSPEVIHLNRGQLCYEMNISGHSLELDSTTIVDFNKLQFHPYLRAEKEKGNWHFTAAVNKSWFPADDLFSSLPKGLFSNLEGIKTSGELTYHFLLDIDFAQLDSLKLESELKEKDFRITSYGATSLSKMSGEFIYTAYENGIPVRTFPIGPSCKHFTPLDSISPILRMSVMQSEDGAFFYHRGFLPDALREALIYDLQVKRFARGGSTITMQLVKNVFLNRNKNFARKLEEALIVWLIENERLTSKERMYEVYLNIVEWGPLVYGIQEASAYYFNKRPSQLNTEESIFLASIIPKPKHFRSSFAEGGQLKENMEGYYKLIAKRLAQKGVISEIEADSIRPDIQVTGAARNSLAGENPESSSPSAEE